The Bacillota bacterium genomic sequence CTTCCTCATAGCACTTTACCCAGTAACAGATGATGCTGTCATGAACTTTAATGCTACCTTCTTTCCACACGGTTTTATTCCTCCTTGCCTGTCAGAATGAATCGGGAATAGGCCTCAACGTTATCTGCAAGGTAAATAAGTAGCTCGTCATATCCTTCCCTCAGAGCGATTTCCTGTACTTTTCGTACATCAAACATATTGGTTTCACCAGAATCTCGAATGGCAAGAATCTGTTCTTTTATCTCATTTGTCATCCTCAATCCTCCTGCACAGGTCTTCACCAAAAGCTACTGAAAGGCTAGAGCCTGAATCCCAACGCACCATAATAGAACCAATATCGTCAACTCCTACAACTGTTCCTTTTGTGCCAATCCTAGGCGCTTGAATATCATCCATTCTTAGGAGTTCTACTCGGCATCCTGCAGGGTACTTCTCCCGAAGGTTTTCCAGTTGTTCTTTACTGATTATTCTCATCTCTTGTTCCTCCTTTAAATGCCGATGAACCTGTTAAGTTTCTAAGCAGTATTTTTCGCTCTTCTTTGTATTCTTTGCCAATAAAGCCAAGGCGAAGTAGAAAGCATCTGAATGCGTATTTCTCATTCTCTATGTCTTTCTCTTTTACCGTGATGCGTTTCTGATTTATCGCCATGTCGCATAGAGCAGAAATGAAGTGGTTATATGCTTTAATCTCTTCTGGGGTTGGTAACTCTTCAAACCA encodes the following:
- a CDS encoding DUF4314 domain-containing protein, with protein sequence MRIISKEQLENLREKYPAGCRVELLRMDDIQAPRIGTKGTVVGVDDIGSIMVRWDSGSSLSVAFGEDLCRRIEDDK
- a CDS encoding DUF5049 domain-containing protein codes for the protein MTNEIKEQILAIRDSGETNMFDVRKVQEIALREGYDELLIYLADNVEAYSRFILTGKEE